From Gordonia crocea, the proteins below share one genomic window:
- the folC gene encoding bifunctional tetrahydrofolate synthase/dihydrofolate synthase produces the protein MSTPGSVPDPADLAELAEVEAELDTRWPETKIEPSLTRISALLDLLGSPQNSYPSIHIAGTNGKTSVTRMIDALLTAMHRRTGRITSPHLQLATERISVDNAPISPRAYVDAYRELEPFITMVDDSSTSAGGPRMSKFEVLTAMAYAVFAEAPVDVAVVETGMGGRWDATNVISSQVAVITPIAMDHADYLGDTLTAVAGEKAGIIKGADPDQLVPLDPVTILARQEPEVADVLLRATVEAGTVVARQDSEFAVLDARTAVGGQLLELQGLGGVYPEIFLPLHGAHQAANASLALAAVEAFFGAGPDRQLDVDLVRAGFASVTNPGRLERVRSAPTVYLDAAHNPHGAHALAAALESEFDFQRLIGVVSVLGDKDVSGLLSELEPVLETIVLTNNGSPRALETSLLEEAALPIFGEDRIVVAPFLPDAVEQAIALAEDDPGAPMSGAGVLITGSVVTAGAARSLFGKEPA, from the coding sequence GGTTCGGTTCCCGATCCGGCCGACCTCGCCGAGCTCGCCGAGGTTGAGGCCGAGCTGGACACGCGCTGGCCCGAGACCAAGATCGAGCCGTCGCTGACCCGCATCAGCGCCCTGCTCGACCTGCTGGGCTCGCCGCAGAACTCCTACCCGAGCATCCACATCGCCGGGACCAACGGGAAGACCTCGGTGACGCGCATGATCGACGCGCTGCTCACCGCCATGCACCGTCGTACCGGGCGCATCACCAGCCCGCACCTGCAACTGGCCACTGAGCGGATCTCGGTCGACAACGCGCCGATCAGCCCCCGCGCGTATGTGGACGCCTACCGCGAGCTGGAGCCGTTCATCACGATGGTCGACGACTCGTCGACCTCGGCCGGCGGACCTCGGATGAGCAAGTTCGAGGTGCTGACCGCAATGGCCTATGCCGTCTTCGCGGAGGCCCCCGTCGACGTCGCCGTCGTCGAAACCGGCATGGGCGGCCGCTGGGATGCGACCAACGTGATCTCCTCGCAGGTCGCGGTCATCACCCCGATCGCGATGGACCACGCCGACTACCTCGGCGACACGCTCACCGCGGTGGCGGGGGAGAAGGCGGGGATCATCAAGGGCGCCGATCCCGATCAACTCGTGCCCCTCGACCCGGTGACCATCCTGGCCCGCCAGGAGCCCGAGGTCGCCGACGTCCTGCTCCGCGCCACTGTCGAGGCCGGCACCGTCGTCGCCCGCCAGGACAGCGAGTTCGCCGTGCTCGACGCGCGCACCGCCGTCGGGGGCCAGCTGTTGGAGCTGCAGGGGCTCGGCGGGGTCTATCCCGAGATCTTCCTGCCGTTGCACGGCGCGCACCAGGCGGCCAACGCCTCGCTGGCCCTGGCCGCCGTCGAGGCGTTCTTCGGCGCCGGACCCGATCGGCAACTCGATGTCGACCTGGTGCGTGCGGGCTTCGCGTCGGTGACCAACCCCGGTCGGCTGGAGCGGGTGCGCAGTGCGCCGACGGTTTACCTCGATGCCGCGCACAACCCGCATGGCGCCCACGCGTTGGCCGCCGCGCTGGAGTCTGAATTCGACTTCCAGCGGTTGATCGGTGTGGTGTCGGTCCTGGGGGACAAGGACGTGAGCGGATTGCTGAGCGAACTCGAACCGGTCCTGGAGACGATCGTGCTGACCAACAACGGGTCGCCCCGTGCGCTGGAGACGTCGCTGCTCGAAGAGGCCGCGCTGCCGATCTTCGGGGAGGACCGCATTGTGGTCGCCCCGTTCCTGCCCGACGCGGTGGAACAGGCGATCGCCCTGGCCGAGGATGATCCCGGTGCCCCGATGTCGGGGGCCGGCGTGTTGATCACCGGCTCGGTGGTCACCGCGGGCGCGGCGCGATCCCTGTTCGGAAAGGAACCGGCATGA
- a CDS encoding translation initiation factor IF-2 N-terminal domain-containing protein produces the protein MTENGSPTDANAPVQATELPDKMRVHALARLLGATSRDVLTHLEALGSAVRSASATIDRALAEQVVQRVGGLPAAEAEPTQGESTPVEASPVEETAAAEPADTLFSAAAAITHAPIQAQAPAATNPLFLPPQAPEPAPVVDEPAKDADRGTGDDDSTVVADEADSQGEGTDSDDDSGEQPNRARRRRRGRRGRGRGRGESADANVEGTDEKSADDDQQSSSDESGESGGDKDARQKRRGADKDAAAAKDAADNDDNDAADDSAGDDDSAEDGEGSSTRRRRRRRRRKGTGEGSDEASSSDDPPNTVIHEREPRSKRARDEVQGISGSTRLEAKRQRRRDGRDAGRRRPPILSESEFLARRESVERVMVVREKVHTAAERDNGAHEDYTQVAVLEDGILVEHFVTTATSTSMVGNIYLGRVQNVLPGMEAAFVDIGRGRNGVLYAGEVNWEAAGLDGGSRKIEQALKPGDNVLVQVSKDPVGHKGARLTTQISLAGRYLVYVPGGSSTGISRKLPDVERKRLKSILAKIVPEGAGVIIRTASEGISADDLEADIKRLEAQWKKIEAQSDEATGKNGKSVAPRALYEEPDLLVRVVRDLFNEDFNKLVVEGGGAWNLVEGYVGGVAPDLMDRVEKFEKTGPDAPDSFVVHRIDEQLAKALDRKVWLPSGGTLIIEHTEAMTVIDVNTGKFTGSGGNLEETVTRNNLEAAEEIVRQMRLRDLGGMIVVDFIDMVLESNRDLVLRRLTESLARDRTRHQVSEVTSLGLVQMTRKRLGTGLLEAFSTTCTHCGGRGLIVHADPVEVRPTEESPRGESSRRSRRRKGKSEPAPAAEAKAPAHNPAEHPLFRAMHAHIHEHDEGDDVEIVETVAVEAEEAEAPAVETPDVEIVEAEVEVEVVEESTEPQAAVSKAPEPKNAEPTAAEPKVDEPTSTGPVAKTRHRRVRRAPVSTGSGTTIVIGADEHEDSPATTTTTTAGPASAAPVDEVVAVVRRPRRRAASRPSGAPQHEG, from the coding sequence GTGACCGAAAACGGGTCGCCGACCGACGCAAACGCGCCGGTCCAGGCAACAGAACTTCCCGACAAGATGCGCGTGCACGCACTGGCCCGGCTGTTGGGAGCCACCAGCCGCGACGTGCTCACCCACCTCGAGGCCCTCGGGTCCGCGGTGCGCAGCGCTTCTGCCACCATCGACCGGGCCCTGGCCGAACAGGTCGTGCAGCGCGTGGGCGGCCTGCCCGCCGCCGAGGCGGAGCCGACCCAGGGCGAGTCGACCCCGGTTGAGGCGAGCCCGGTTGAGGAGACCGCCGCCGCCGAACCCGCCGACACCCTGTTCTCAGCGGCTGCCGCGATCACCCACGCGCCGATTCAGGCCCAGGCCCCGGCCGCCACCAACCCGCTGTTCCTGCCCCCGCAGGCACCCGAGCCGGCGCCCGTCGTCGACGAACCCGCCAAGGATGCGGACCGCGGCACCGGCGATGACGATTCGACGGTCGTCGCCGACGAGGCCGACTCGCAGGGCGAGGGCACCGATTCCGACGATGATTCCGGCGAGCAGCCCAACCGGGCCCGCCGCCGGCGCCGTGGCCGCCGTGGCCGTGGCCGTGGCCGCGGCGAGTCCGCCGACGCGAACGTCGAGGGAACCGACGAGAAGTCGGCCGACGACGATCAGCAGTCCTCCTCCGACGAGTCCGGTGAGTCCGGCGGTGACAAGGATGCCCGGCAGAAGCGCCGCGGTGCCGATAAAGACGCCGCCGCCGCCAAGGACGCCGCCGACAACGACGACAACGACGCTGCCGACGACTCCGCCGGTGACGACGATTCCGCCGAGGACGGCGAAGGGTCGTCGACGCGCCGCCGTCGTCGCCGCCGCCGTCGCAAGGGCACCGGTGAGGGTTCGGACGAGGCGTCCTCCTCCGACGATCCGCCGAACACCGTCATCCACGAGCGGGAGCCCCGCAGCAAGCGGGCCCGCGACGAGGTACAGGGCATTTCCGGGTCCACCCGGCTCGAGGCGAAGCGGCAGCGCCGCCGCGACGGCCGTGACGCCGGCCGCCGCCGCCCGCCGATCCTGAGCGAGTCGGAGTTCCTGGCCCGCCGCGAGTCGGTGGAGCGCGTGATGGTGGTGCGCGAGAAGGTGCACACCGCCGCCGAGCGCGACAACGGGGCGCACGAGGATTACACGCAGGTCGCCGTGCTCGAAGACGGCATCCTGGTCGAGCACTTCGTCACCACCGCCACGTCGACGTCGATGGTCGGCAACATCTACCTGGGGCGCGTCCAGAACGTGCTCCCCGGGATGGAGGCCGCATTCGTCGACATCGGCCGCGGCCGCAACGGCGTGCTGTACGCCGGCGAGGTCAACTGGGAGGCCGCCGGCCTCGACGGCGGTTCGCGCAAGATCGAGCAGGCCCTCAAGCCCGGCGACAACGTCCTGGTCCAGGTCTCCAAAGACCCGGTCGGCCACAAGGGCGCCCGACTGACCACCCAGATCTCGCTCGCCGGGCGCTACCTGGTGTACGTGCCGGGCGGATCGTCGACGGGGATCAGCCGCAAGCTGCCCGACGTCGAGCGCAAGCGCCTCAAGTCGATCCTGGCCAAGATCGTCCCGGAGGGCGCCGGTGTCATCATCCGCACCGCCTCGGAGGGGATCAGCGCCGACGATCTCGAGGCCGACATCAAGCGCCTCGAAGCCCAGTGGAAGAAGATCGAGGCCCAGTCCGACGAGGCGACCGGCAAGAACGGCAAGTCGGTGGCGCCGCGCGCGCTGTACGAGGAGCCCGACCTGCTGGTCCGGGTGGTCCGCGACCTGTTCAACGAGGACTTCAACAAGCTCGTCGTCGAAGGCGGCGGGGCATGGAACCTCGTCGAGGGTTACGTCGGCGGTGTCGCCCCGGACCTGATGGACCGGGTCGAGAAGTTTGAGAAGACCGGGCCGGACGCACCGGACTCCTTCGTCGTGCACCGCATCGACGAGCAGCTGGCCAAGGCACTCGACCGCAAGGTCTGGTTGCCCTCGGGCGGCACGCTCATCATCGAGCACACCGAGGCGATGACCGTCATCGACGTCAACACGGGCAAGTTCACCGGCTCCGGGGGCAACCTCGAGGAGACGGTGACGCGCAACAACCTGGAGGCGGCCGAGGAGATCGTGCGCCAGATGCGGCTGCGCGACCTGGGCGGCATGATCGTCGTCGACTTCATCGACATGGTCCTCGAATCCAACCGGGACCTGGTCTTGCGCCGGCTCACCGAGTCGTTGGCCCGTGACCGGACCCGCCACCAGGTGTCCGAGGTGACGTCGCTGGGGCTGGTGCAGATGACCCGCAAGCGGCTCGGCACCGGGCTGCTCGAGGCGTTCTCGACGACGTGTACCCATTGCGGTGGCCGTGGCCTCATCGTCCACGCCGACCCGGTTGAGGTCCGCCCGACCGAGGAGAGCCCCCGCGGCGAGAGTTCGCGCCGCTCGCGCCGCCGCAAGGGCAAGTCGGAGCCGGCACCCGCCGCCGAGGCCAAGGCGCCCGCGCACAACCCGGCCGAGCACCCGCTCTTCCGGGCCATGCACGCCCACATCCACGAGCACGACGAGGGTGACGACGTCGAGATCGTCGAGACCGTGGCGGTCGAAGCCGAGGAAGCCGAGGCGCCCGCCGTCGAGACTCCCGACGTCGAGATCGTCGAGGCCGAGGTCGAGGTCGAGGTCGTCGAGGAGTCGACGGAGCCTCAGGCGGCAGTGTCTAAGGCCCCCGAGCCCAAGAACGCTGAGCCCACGGCCGCCGAGCCGAAGGTCGACGAGCCCACGAGCACTGGGCCCGTGGCCAAGACCCGGCACCGCCGGGTGCGGCGCGCGCCGGTGTCGACGGGGTCGGGGACCACGATCGTGATCGGCGCCGACGAGCATGAGGATTCCCCGGCGACCACGACGACGACCACGGCCGGCCCCGCGTCGGCCGCCCCGGTCGACGAGGTGGTCGCGGTCGTGCGCCGGCCCCGCCGACGCGCTGCCAGCCGGCCGTCGGGGGCACCGCAGCACGAGGGGTGA
- the obgE gene encoding GTPase ObgE, producing MSRFVDRVTIHVTAGNGGHGCSSVHREKFKPLGGPDGGNGGRGGDVRLVVDPQVHTLLDFHFRPHASAGNGTPGMGDNRNGANGGDLELAVPDGTVILDPDGEILADLVGAGTTFVAAQGGRGGLGNAALASKARKAPGFALLGEPGQERELVLELKSVADVGLVGFPSAGKSSLVSVLSAAKPKIADYPFTTLAPNLGVVQTVPARGGERASAIDTFTIADVPGLIPGASSGRGLGLDFLRHIERCAVLAHVVDCATLEPGRDPVSDIEALEAELAAYQPALDDDHGLGDLAQRPRIIILNKVDIPEASELADIVEPDLEKFGWPIYRVSAVSHDGLRELVFALAKQVRDYREANPKQEARRAVIRPKAVDAADFSVEPDPEVPGGFIVRGERPERWIRQTQFDNDEAVGYLADRLNRLGVEEELERLGAEPGAPVTVGDVSFDWEPSTPTSDSLPVSGRGTDIRLDRPDRIGAAERKAARKLRRQHHDEWDPTLPDEDGDGSEDQS from the coding sequence ATGTCGCGCTTCGTCGACCGGGTGACGATCCACGTGACCGCCGGCAACGGCGGCCACGGGTGCTCGTCGGTGCACCGCGAGAAGTTCAAGCCGCTCGGCGGCCCCGACGGCGGTAACGGGGGCCGTGGCGGCGACGTGCGGCTCGTCGTCGATCCCCAGGTCCACACGCTGCTCGACTTCCACTTCCGCCCGCATGCGAGCGCCGGCAACGGCACCCCCGGGATGGGCGACAACCGCAACGGCGCCAACGGGGGCGATCTGGAGCTGGCCGTCCCCGACGGCACCGTCATCCTGGATCCGGATGGCGAGATCCTCGCCGACCTCGTCGGCGCCGGGACCACCTTCGTCGCCGCACAGGGCGGCCGTGGCGGGCTGGGGAACGCGGCACTGGCGTCGAAGGCCCGCAAGGCGCCCGGATTCGCCCTGCTCGGCGAGCCCGGGCAGGAGCGCGAACTCGTCCTGGAGCTGAAGTCGGTCGCCGACGTCGGACTGGTCGGCTTCCCGTCGGCCGGCAAGTCGTCGTTGGTGTCGGTGTTGTCGGCGGCGAAGCCGAAGATCGCCGACTACCCGTTCACCACCTTGGCGCCCAACCTCGGCGTGGTGCAGACCGTGCCCGCCCGCGGGGGCGAGCGCGCCTCGGCCATCGACACCTTCACCATCGCCGACGTGCCCGGACTGATCCCGGGGGCCTCGTCGGGCCGGGGCCTCGGGCTGGACTTCCTGCGCCACATCGAGCGCTGTGCGGTGCTGGCCCACGTCGTGGATTGCGCGACGCTGGAGCCCGGTCGCGACCCGGTCTCCGACATCGAGGCGCTGGAGGCGGAACTGGCCGCCTACCAACCCGCGCTCGACGACGACCACGGTCTCGGCGACCTCGCGCAGCGGCCCCGGATCATCATCTTGAACAAGGTGGACATCCCCGAGGCGTCCGAACTCGCCGACATCGTCGAACCGGACCTGGAGAAGTTCGGTTGGCCGATTTACCGCGTGTCGGCGGTGAGCCACGACGGGCTGCGCGAACTGGTCTTCGCGTTGGCCAAGCAGGTGCGCGACTACCGCGAGGCGAACCCCAAGCAGGAGGCGCGCCGCGCCGTCATCCGACCCAAGGCCGTCGACGCCGCCGACTTCAGCGTCGAACCCGACCCCGAGGTCCCGGGCGGTTTCATCGTCCGAGGCGAGCGGCCGGAGCGGTGGATCCGCCAGACCCAGTTCGACAACGACGAGGCCGTGGGCTACCTGGCCGATCGGCTCAACCGCCTCGGCGTCGAGGAGGAACTGGAGCGACTCGGCGCCGAGCCGGGCGCCCCGGTCACCGTCGGCGACGTGTCCTTCGACTGGGAGCCGTCGACGCCGACCAGCGACAGCTTGCCGGTATCCGGTCGCGGTACCGACATCCGCCTGGACCGCCCCGATCGGATCGGCGCGGCGGAGCGCAAGGCGGCCCGCAAGCTGCGGCGCCAACACCACGACGAATGGGATCCGACCCTTCCCGACGAGGACGGGGACGGGTCCGAGGACCAGTCGTGA
- the rpmA gene encoding 50S ribosomal protein L27: MAHKKGASSSRNGRDSNAQRLGVKRFGGQKVNAGEILVRQRGTHFHPGVNVGRGGDDTLFALAAGAVEFGTKRGRKTVNIVPDTASV; the protein is encoded by the coding sequence ATGGCACACAAGAAGGGCGCATCGAGCTCTCGCAACGGTCGCGATTCCAACGCCCAGCGCCTCGGCGTGAAGCGTTTCGGCGGCCAGAAGGTCAACGCCGGTGAGATCCTGGTCCGCCAGCGCGGCACCCACTTCCACCCGGGCGTGAACGTCGGCCGTGGCGGCGACGACACCCTGTTCGCCCTCGCGGCGGGCGCGGTCGAGTTCGGCACCAAGCGCGGACGCAAGACCGTCAACATCGTCCCGGATACCGCTTCGGTCTGA
- a CDS encoding DUF4233 domain-containing protein: MSTPTTRYTPPTNDPWKGFRGVMSGVLILQAIVVGLAFPVVAKIAGGLTAFSITYLTVLVLALVLACGMQSRPWALQLNCALTLLTIVGGVFHWSIAAIGLVFALVWAYIIYIKRDVEQRIAHGQLPGQEPIED, encoded by the coding sequence ATGAGCACCCCGACGACGCGGTACACCCCGCCGACGAACGACCCGTGGAAGGGTTTCCGCGGCGTGATGTCGGGCGTGCTGATCCTGCAGGCGATCGTCGTCGGGTTGGCTTTCCCCGTCGTGGCAAAAATCGCCGGCGGGCTGACCGCATTCAGCATCACCTACCTCACCGTGCTGGTGTTGGCCCTCGTGCTCGCGTGCGGGATGCAGAGCCGTCCGTGGGCGCTGCAGCTCAACTGCGCGCTGACGTTGCTCACCATCGTCGGGGGCGTGTTCCACTGGTCGATCGCCGCGATCGGCTTGGTCTTCGCGCTGGTCTGGGCCTACATCATCTACATCAAGCGCGACGTCGAGCAGCGCATCGCCCACGGGCAACTGCCAGGGCAGGAACCGATCGAGGACTGA
- the rplU gene encoding 50S ribosomal protein L21, which yields MATYAIVKTGGKQYKVAEGDVVKVEKLEGEPGSTVQLPVALVVDGANLTTEADKLAKVSVNAEVVEHVKGPKIRIHKFKNKTGYHKRQGHRQQLTVLKVTGIK from the coding sequence ATGGCTACGTACGCGATCGTCAAGACCGGCGGTAAGCAGTACAAGGTCGCTGAAGGCGACGTGGTGAAGGTCGAGAAGCTCGAAGGCGAGCCCGGCAGCACCGTGCAGCTCCCCGTCGCGCTGGTCGTCGACGGTGCCAACCTGACCACCGAGGCCGACAAGCTGGCCAAGGTTTCGGTCAACGCCGAGGTCGTCGAGCACGTCAAGGGCCCGAAGATCCGGATTCACAAGTTCAAGAACAAGACCGGCTACCACAAGCGGCAGGGCCACCGTCAGCAGCTGACGGTTCTCAAGGTCACCGGAATCAAGTAG
- the ndk gene encoding nucleoside-diphosphate kinase, translating to MTERTLVLIKPDGVARGLVGEVIRRIESKGLSLVALDLRTATREVAAGHYAEHDGKPFYGDLLDFITSGPLIAAVVEGPRAIAAWRQIAGGTDPVEKATPGTIRGDFALETQNNLVHGSDSPESAAREIALWFPGL from the coding sequence GTGACTGAACGCACCCTCGTCCTCATCAAGCCCGACGGCGTGGCCCGCGGCCTCGTCGGCGAAGTGATCCGCCGCATCGAGAGCAAAGGCCTCTCGCTGGTCGCGCTGGACCTCCGCACCGCCACGCGCGAGGTGGCTGCCGGCCACTACGCCGAGCACGACGGCAAGCCGTTCTACGGCGACCTCCTCGACTTCATCACCTCCGGCCCGCTGATCGCGGCCGTCGTCGAGGGACCCCGCGCCATCGCCGCGTGGCGTCAGATCGCCGGCGGCACCGACCCGGTCGAGAAGGCGACGCCGGGCACCATCCGCGGCGACTTCGCCCTGGAGACGCAGAACAACCTCGTGCACGGATCCGATTCGCCCGAGTCGGCCGCCCGCGAGATCGCGCTCTGGTTCCCGGGCCTGTAA
- the proB gene encoding glutamate 5-kinase, with translation MSSAASSVSRTRATIAGARSVVVKIGSAALTDLDEGLDTARLDRLADALESRMRAGTDVIVVSSGAIGAGLAPLGLRKRPADLATKQAAASVGQLALAHAWGTSFARYDRVVGQVLLTAHDISRRSHHANAQRTLDRLRSLRAVAVVNENDAVATNEIRFGDNDRLAALVAHLAGAEALVLLSDIDGLYDGDPRKATADRPVRFIEEVAGPADLDGVIAGTGGSLGTGGMASKLAAARLAADGGIPVLLAAADDAATALRDASVGTVFAASGERMSARRFWLRHAAETHGRLVLDDGAVAAVQRRRSLLAAGIVGVTGVFSAGDVVELVDQSGQLCARGVVGFGTDEVTAMMGRSSSDLPSQMHGAVVHADDLALI, from the coding sequence GTGAGTTCGGCCGCGTCGTCGGTGTCGCGGACGAGGGCAACGATCGCCGGTGCGCGGAGCGTGGTCGTCAAGATCGGTTCGGCCGCGCTGACCGACCTCGACGAGGGGCTCGACACCGCCCGCCTGGACCGGCTGGCCGACGCCCTCGAGTCCCGGATGCGCGCGGGCACGGACGTGATCGTCGTGTCCTCGGGCGCGATCGGCGCCGGCTTGGCGCCGTTGGGCCTGCGTAAACGGCCTGCGGACCTGGCGACCAAACAGGCCGCGGCCAGTGTCGGGCAGCTGGCGCTGGCGCACGCCTGGGGCACCTCGTTCGCGCGGTACGACCGGGTCGTCGGCCAAGTGCTGCTGACCGCCCACGACATTTCCCGCCGCTCCCACCACGCCAACGCCCAGCGGACGCTGGACCGGTTGCGATCGCTGCGCGCGGTCGCGGTGGTGAACGAGAACGACGCGGTGGCGACCAACGAGATCCGCTTCGGCGACAACGACCGACTCGCCGCGCTCGTGGCGCACCTGGCCGGCGCCGAGGCCCTCGTGCTGCTGTCGGATATCGACGGGCTCTACGACGGCGATCCGCGCAAGGCCACCGCCGACCGACCGGTCCGGTTCATCGAGGAGGTGGCCGGTCCGGCCGACCTCGACGGGGTGATCGCCGGAACGGGCGGTTCCCTGGGCACCGGCGGCATGGCCTCGAAGCTCGCCGCGGCCCGGCTCGCCGCCGACGGCGGGATCCCGGTATTGCTGGCCGCCGCCGACGATGCCGCCACCGCTCTGCGCGACGCGTCGGTGGGCACCGTGTTCGCCGCGAGCGGGGAGCGGATGTCCGCGCGGCGCTTCTGGCTGCGCCACGCCGCCGAGACCCACGGCCGACTCGTCCTCGACGACGGGGCGGTGGCGGCGGTACAGCGCCGCCGCTCGCTGCTGGCGGCGGGGATCGTCGGGGTGACCGGTGTGTTCTCCGCCGGCGACGTCGTCGAGCTGGTCGACCAATCCGGCCAGCTGTGCGCGCGTGGTGTCGTCGGTTTCGGTACCGATGAGGTGACCGCGATGATGGGCCGTTCGAGTTCGGATCTCCCGTCGCAGATGCACGGCGCGGTGGTGCACGCCGACGACCTGGCCCTGATCTGA